The Pygocentrus nattereri isolate fPygNat1 chromosome 4, fPygNat1.pri, whole genome shotgun sequence genome includes a window with the following:
- the LOC119263158 gene encoding adenosine receptor A2a-like has protein sequence MMAELVIAFLSTVGNLLVCAAVGLNRKLHTVTNYFLVSLAVADVCVGALAIPCAILTDIGIPRNNLYLCLLMLSVLIMLTQSSIFSLLAVAVERYVAIFMPLRYQSLMTPRNALLVILVTWVLAFLMGLVPLMGWHKTPPASGYCFFVLVVDMTYMVYFNFFACVLTPLVIMFLIYAQIFVTVKRQVRRIAAERGGVAGGADGAAKIKKEMKTATSLFLVLFLFTICWIPLHIINCFLLLCPACPVPLPLLLTAIILSHANSAVNPFLYAYKMKSFREAFKGIFLCCRSVGEGEDDGGGTTAQR, from the coding sequence ATGATGGCCGAGCTGGTCATTGCCTTCCTCTCTACGGTGGGTAACCTCTTGGTGTGTGCGGCAGTTGGGCTGAACAGGAAGCTTCACACAGTCACCAACTACTTCCTGGTGTCGCTGGCCGTCGCGGACGTTTGCGTGGGTGCGTTGGCCATTCCTTGTGCCATCCTGACGGACATTGGCATCCCACGCAACAACTTGTACCTGTGCCTGCTCATGCTGTCTGTGCTCATCATGCTGACACAAAGTTCCATCTTCAGCTTGCTGGCTGTAGCCGTTGAGCGCTACGTGGCCATCTTCATGCCTCTCCGCTACCAAAGCCTGATGACGCCACGCAACGCACTCCTGGTCATCCTGGTCACCTGGGTTCTAGCCTTCCTCATGGGCCTGGTGCCCCTAATGGGCTGGCACAAAACCCCACCAGCGTCCGGTTACTGCTTCTTCGTGCTGGTGGTGGACATGACTTACATGGTGTACTTCAACTTCTTCGCCTGCGTGCTGACACCCTTAGTGATCATGTTCCTCATCTATGCTCAAATTTTCGTCACAGTCAAGCGGCAGGTCAGGAGGATCGCAGCAGAACGAGGTGGGGTGGCCGGTGGGGCTGACGGGGCAGCCAAGATCAAGAAGGAGATGAAGACAGCCACCTCGCTCTTCCtcgtcctcttcctcttcaccATCTGCTGGATCCCACTGCATATAATCAACTGCTTCCTGCTGCTGTGCCCGGCCTGTCCCGTGCCCCTGCCACTCCTGCTCACTGCCATCATCCTCTCCCATGCTAACTCTGCAGTCAACCCTTTCCTCTATGCCTACAAGATGAAAAGCTTCAGAGAAGCCTTCAAGGGAATCTTCTTGTGTTGCAGAAGTGTGGGCGAGGGAGAAGATGATGGAGGAGGAACAACTGCGCAGCGATGA